In bacterium, a single genomic region encodes these proteins:
- a CDS encoding transcriptional repressor, producing the protein MKRLLERIDREILAAGGKRSRSRAIVIEGFFRARDHVTIEELARSVRESAPGIGAVTVYRTLKLLERLGYAKELDFGEGARRYESNLSPHHDHLVCRRCGTVIEFEDREIENLQDLVTRRHGFHPTAHRLEIYGFCRKCASASSPGRIR; encoded by the coding sequence TTGAAACGACTATTGGAACGGATCGACCGCGAGATCCTTGCCGCCGGAGGGAAGAGGAGCCGGAGCCGGGCGATCGTGATCGAGGGTTTCTTCCGCGCGAGGGACCACGTGACGATCGAGGAGCTCGCGCGTTCCGTCAGGGAGAGCGCTCCGGGAATCGGAGCGGTCACGGTGTACCGGACGCTGAAGCTTCTCGAACGGCTCGGGTACGCGAAGGAGCTCGATTTCGGGGAGGGGGCCCGGCGCTATGAGAGCAACCTGTCCCCCCACCACGATCATCTCGTCTGCCGGCGGTGCGGAACGGTCATCGAGTTCGAGGACCGGGAGATCGAGAACCTCCAGGATCTCGTGACCCGGCGGCACGGGTTTCACCCGACGGCGCATCGCCTCGAGATCTACGGGTTCTGCAGGAAATGCGCTTCCGCCTCCTCCCCCGGGCGGATTCGATGA